AGGGCTGAGACTCGCAGAACAACTCAGCAGCGGATTTGAAGTTTCAGTTAAAGAACTGAACAACACTTTTGGCTCAAAAAGTGCTTTAAGGCCCGGAACAAGTGATTGTCTGAAGAGGCGGGGTCTTGGGAGTAGGGTGGATGGAATTAACTATGCAACTATAAAGGGTATGTGCCTAATAGCAAACCTAATAATTTGAAATGTGAAAGATTTTACAGATTTTCTTAACGGACTTTACTCCATATGAAGGTAAGATTGAAAGAGTCACTTATGACCAAACGGCATGCTAAGATTTCTTTAAGAACAGAAGAACTTTGTAGTTTTATGATAATAGAAGTTAATAAAATTTGGTTTAGaacttaatttaaaaaaatatgtgatcCCCTTCGAAGACGACAGGGATTATGTGTTATTCCTATCATACTACTGTATTCATTTGTCATTAGTATTTGTTAAGACGGTGCCTCTCCCTATGTTAATACAGTTATTTCGTGGCCAGAGGTGTTTATCGGCTACTTATTCAGTTAACAGCGATAAAAATTCTCCATCGCATGCTTCTCAGGTGCAGCACTTTCCCAGGAAGTAGTGGAGCTAGGTGTCGAAAACAAAATGAGCTAAGAACCCTTGGGTTTTTAATTTGTGAACACTTTCGTTCAGAAAAAGTAGGAGACTTATGCGAATTTTTAGATGCAACCGCCGAAAACTCACGAATTCCTCGCAAAAGGGAGGATACAGGCTTTTTTGAATATCTGCTCTTTCAGGAAGCGCTCCGTTCGCATTGACATACATTCCCAACGTcgtcttttcttcctctttcgtCCTCTTTACTTTGGTTGGCTCAGTTTTATCAGAGTACTATATTGTACTATATTACAACATCGCTAGTACTACCTGTAGTATTACTAGTACTATATTGCTGGTGCATTTCGTTAAATTTTGCATTACAAATTATGGCATTGTGTTTATAAACTATTGCTATTACTagtactatttttatttattttatattgtagATTTATAGCGCGGACTAATATAAGTTCGCGTTCGCTCTGAAATTCTTGTTTGTAAATAACAGTTGATGTTTTTCTGAACCAATCTTCAAATAGTAAATATTCGTTCAATACAAACTTATCGTTAGCCTGATTACTTAACGTTTAAATTCTGTCTTCAATCTTTTGCGCTGTCATTAAGAACCAGGatccaaaaattcaatttagtTTTTCGAAACTTCCTGTCGTGTAAACGAGGAAAGTGAAATTACTGTTACGTCTTCGTAAATGGTTCATAAACGAAACCAAAAGCTTAGGCTTTCCTTATCCGTACTTCCATAGAATCACATAGAGTTTATGCACGAACTCTACTTATTTACTAAACTACTACCTTACTTACTCTTCATGAACTAGCACTGATCATTTCCAGTACATGTACCGTTCATCAAAAGAAGGTACGGAAATGTTAGCGATTTCATCTCAGTACAGTAAAGTGGGTTGaatttttcctggaaactATAGAGTCCGAGGGGACAGCACGCTCTTATGCTTCAATATCTGATGAATAGCTTTCCAGATGCCGAAGGCTATAATTTGTCATACCGGGATCTATTGAGCACTCAAATAACCAATGCTACGCTGAAGAAGCTTACGAACACCTTGTTGTTCTCTGAAATACGATCTAGTTAGCCGGTATATGGCACCTTCCCTGCTTGCTAGCTTATTTCAGTCTCATCATTTTAGCTTTTCCTCCAACTGCTTCATTTTCCCCCAAAAACTCGAATTATAATTAGCAATTAGCGAAGAAAGAGGACAGTCCAAATTCTTTTGAGAGGTAGCATTTAAATCCACTTTTCGGTTTCTGGCTTGTATTGTGACCTTTTTTGAATGATAAAATGAGCGAAAAcgaattttggaaaatggaGAGAATGAAAAGATGCAAAGGAAAGTTATCCGTCCGAACGACACGGGAAAATAACCCTTAACGGAAAAGCTCTTGCAACGtagttcacttcttttttgctcTATTGTATTTTAAGTAAAAGCAAAAATCCTGAATGGCTGTCTATTAAAggcaccacgaaattgacaatgttggaATTTATTGACGAACAAAAAAGGGTTAGGGAGTatgtagattatgagtatgaCCGCGATCACGCTCAACTCCTCCTTACTGTTCTGAGAAAAGGCGCGGGAAATCCAAAGATTTCttgtcgatcgaattttcctgcgAGGCACCTGACATCCCAATATCGCCGGTTTTTTAGAATGTAGCCTCGAACTCTACTCAATCATCCGAGAACAGCCGCATAGTACGGActgaaatagtaaataaatagactgAAATAGGAGGAGATTTCCGGAGTTTACTGTACATGTCCATCgtgtaaattaaataattccgTTTCACTTTACGATGATAATGGTTTTGGTTTCAGAAGAAACCAACGAGGAGAAGGTCCAGAGAGGTCGGATAgaagggtttttttcctctttcagtGTGAATCTCTTTCAGTTCGAGGAATTACGATTTCAGCCCTCAGCACAGTGAGAAGTGTTGCGAGGAGAGCCCCTACGCTTCGATGACAATGTTTTTTGAGAGTGCTTACATTCAAGATATCCTAATGTAGCTAATTTCCGTCGAGTTTCCTTGGATGTTCAGGTGTGCCGCACGCTCGCTTTACCTCTTTCGAGGTAATTTCAGATATAGAACACAGATATAACGCTAGCACATTGTAACATTTCAACCTGAACAAAGTTTTCGTTAAGCAAATTTATGAAcgaattcaaattcatttattcattaaagTTGGCCCCCAGGTCAACCtccaaaagaacattttttatgGCCCTAAATAGGGCAGTTAGGAAAGTTTTAGCCTTCAAAAAGCGTGTTAGGTTTCAGTGTTCAAAAGTATTCCGATgccggttaaaggcatcacctcacgaatctgaggtggtgcagttttcaggtggagtattcgtatacgggatgggagactacggagagggaggagattccgtccactgcttgctaattgccgtaaaaaacggcctggaagatgcggcgccgcacaagactggcgcgctccaatcgaacctcttgtacaaaatggtgcgccaaaacgaatgaagccgtatcttccgggccgttttttacggcaattaggaagaaatggacggaatcaccccctctccatagtctcccatcccgtatacgaatactccacctgaaatctgcaccacctcagattcgtggggtgatgcctttaagtacgcTATCGACGGATGGGACATTCCGTCGATAGCGTACTTAACCGGCATCGGAATATTCCGATTCCCGAAACCAGGGAAACCGATTTCAGTTCAATGTCTCATCCGTCGATATGCCAGGAATCATTTTCGAACAGTTTCAAAAATAGTTTTGTGTCAACTCGTGGCTCCATTTCGACCAATGTCGAAATATGCttgagctctttttttcatgaaaactgTGCTCAGATTTGAGTTTTAGGACACGATGAGGTTGCGTAATTCGAACTCTTGCGGCCCTCCCATTCGAGTATGGTCAGATTACCCACGAGAAGCACTTTTGGCTGATTTCGATTTCTTTGTAGAAGACCGTTCACTGATTTCTATAATTTATGTGCTGAGCGGATGCCGTGCGTTCTCAACGTGTAAAATAACCCAGCAGCGGGGTGCGGACGGCTCGTAAGATGGGAAAAAACGATTTAAAAAGATGGATAAATCGGACTTGATCTCTCCAACTGTTGAACTTTCACACCATGTGATTAAATACTACCGCTATAGTTGTTTTATGGAGTTTTATAATTAAcataattcttttaaaattatttgccTATGTTAAGGTTGCTTCTTTTTACTGAGGGAATATTTCGCTgtctcttccttttctcactttctttccTACTCCTCATccattctttcttcctttctctctctctctctcttgctCGTTTCTTGACTTTCTTGTACactttttcctgcaaaattttcttttcagggaACGGGACTATTTCCATCAGGACATGTACAACCAAATAGACTTTTACATCTCTCCACTCAAGGTAAtacttttatcttttcttattcaatttattttttgcagacTCTGTTTTTCTGTCTTAGTGTAAAAAGTGCAAGCAATGGTTGCATAACTCGTTGCTTTCCCTAATCCTATTTTGACAGCTGCTTTTAGCGCTATGCGGTTGTTATTGTGCTTCTTTCATCTCATTAGGAGACCAAGACAACATCGCTTCTGCAAAACTCCCCCAAACACTGCAAACACCACGGGCTTTCTCGAATTAGACGTTTTTGAAGAGGTGGACTGCTTCGGAATATCGTCGCTCACACTCAAAATTAGTTTAATCACGGTTGTGCTGTACGCCAATGTCTCAGAGAACGGAATTCGAAGAAAAGCTGACAGAGGTCTTCGAGAGACAATTCTTGCCTTTGCTGGTACTCTTAACCTCTTTGTCAACAATAAGCAAAGCGTAGGGGTCCCGAGTGAAATGGTGGGAATCCGCAACGGGTCTACGATTGTGAAGATGCGAAACATTCTGCTGCTTAATTGAGTTGTATTGGTTTGAGTGCGTTGCACGAgtgcgtaataagttgcatcgtcggGGATGCGGGATCACACAAAGCTGCTTTACCTTTATTCCTATGTGGAAAGATGCCAACATCGTTGAGTCGATGATGTTTTCTATCTCTGAAGTTCATTGTGCTTTTATGACACAGCTTCAAGGATACCGATCAATTTATTTCTGTCGTACAACTCAGAAAATAAACCAGGTTCTTATTCTGAAGACATACTTTGAAGCCACTGCTCGTagccaaaataaaaagaaatgttgcaCTTCCCCACTGTTCAGCTGTTTCTTCTTACAAAAACCGTAGGACTGAGCTTAGGAGCAGAAGATAGAAGTTTCGGAGAGGCCGAAGCCACCTAGATAAGTTCGGAAGTGACAGAACGTTCGTCTTCAACTGCCACCATAACAACGCGAAACTCCTGAACATCTTTCTGGAGCCTCCGTTTATAAAAGTCGTAAGAAAAGAAGCTTTCTTTCCTCTACATTCAGAAAATGTTCTTGAAAATATCACTGTCGGAGGAAACAAACAGTGAATGAACAGCATTGGAGTTTCCTGAAGAACTCGGTTTGACAACGAAGCGACGACTTACATATGAGATCGCTTAAAGAAGAGGCTTCAACACCTAAAAGTATCAgtccacttttttaaaaccgtaacttctttttctgaaaagaaaaaaaaaacgaggttCTGCTCAAACAGCTAACTTTGATGTACAAACGAGAATAATGCATGTCATTCTCTTCTTTGACGCCTACGCTTTCTTTCGAAGCCTTCATCAACTCATGTTTATTAGTATAACGAAGCCAATTCTCATCTCGTACCCTTGTCGCGTAGATTTGTCAGGTCACTGTCATGCGGACCGAAATATGTAGAGTCCCCCTCCTAGAGCTTCTCATTGCTCTTGGAGATGAATTCACGTTGGTGGTTAAAgttacttctttcttttaaaaaattcgcaTCCTAACAAAGAGATCCCAAGAGAATGTTTTGTGAATTAGATtacttgcattttttctttctagtctTTTTCTGAAGCCTAACTCCACGAAAATTGAGTTACTAGACATGTTTTTTGTGGGACCTCCCCGTCGATACTTCGCTCATCCTTGCCACTGTGACTTCTATGCATTCGTTAAGCGGAGTTATCCACTAAGACCAACCAGCTGAATGTTTCTCGAACCAAGCAAGATTTCCGATGCTGGTTCAACGGTGAGCTCCTTCCCAATTATTAGttgttcaatttcaaataGAAGTTCTTACTATTTAATGAAGTGAATTGTgcgaaaaattataaaattgtgCAGTAGACTCTGATTCCATGAAGAACATCGTTAAACCTGTCctcttctgcttttttaaaactaaatttCCCTTCTTTACTTTCTTATACTCACACAATTAACTTCATGCGGCAGTAGTAACTGACTTCTTTACTGACCCGATTATTCTGAAAGCATCCTGAATCTTCTCACGAAATTGTATATCAAagcagaacttctttttttctttgggagTAGATTCTCGCTCTAGGAATCATTTCTGATTTGGTTAATGATGAAAACGTATCTGAGAGAACATTTGTCATTGCttttctccatatttttctcggatttaTTCGATGGAATCAGTCAGAATGTGAATAAGGATCCAGCAAAAGGCAAAAAAGACTGACTGATTGCGGAACCAGATAAAAGGAACTTTATCTCCAAAGCTTTAAAAAGGCTGAATACTGCAATATCGAGTGATTGAacgattttctttctaaaaataagTCTAGATGGTAAGACGAAAACTTGATCAAGGCACTGAAAAGatctttgtaaaattttgtaaGAACAACTCGAGGGATGAGTTTCGAATACACACGTCAGTTTGATCGTTCAACTCGCCCCTTACCCTCACGAAATGATCAGTTCCTGGGTCTTGCTTGTTCACATGCAGTCGCAACCGTTTATctgcaattctttttttctctcactcCACTTTATGATAAATCTACCCCAACACCCTCCAGCGTGAAAAAAATGTGCCATTCATTAGCAGTCAAGGAAATTCGAATGTGTTTAtccaataaagtttttttttcaagcgttTTTGTCATTCACGCTCTCTTGTTTGAACCCCTTATTAGCAAAGAGAGGAATTTGTCGGCTATTTAGGAGGTGGTCTGAGAATTTTTAAATCCCTGCAACATTTCGTACTGTTTGAAAAGATACAGGATTCAGTTGGTTTTCAGGGGAGAAATACATTTCATGTGTTTGGTACACAATACGTGATCGATAAGAGTCTTGGGtcttatttttctgaaaactaaATGGGAACGAATATGTGCATTATAAATATCTTAGATGGGGATGCACAGCACATATGCGTACATAGCTTCGTTTAATTCgatacttttttcctttgggTTTCCAGCTTTACTGGGGATGTTATTTAGTGTTCTTAGTTTTCCAGAGCTTTTTTAGAGTACTGAAACCCAGCTTTGCTTTTTGGCCGCAGCAGTTTCACTCTTACGGAACTTACAATGCCACTGCATTTTCTCCCGAACGAAAAACACGTTAACTCCTTTGAAAACCTTCCACCTTGAACCTTTAGTAACAAAAACACCGTAGTTCTCCAAGAAATGCCTGGGTCTTACATACAATGATACGAAATTATGCACCCTCCATAAGAAAGCTTTTGTCATATAGAAATGCAGACATACGACCATATTTTACACTGATCCTGGATTTTCGAACGATAATGAACAATAAAGAGTGTAGCGCACTGCATGTTCACGGACAAGTAAAggaatttctttcagaaatcGAATTTCTTTACTGATGATCTTGATTTGTGCATAACAAGTGCTGTTTCTAATGTGAAAATAGAAAGTACGTCGCCTTAGCCATTCTCCTTCCTTCTTAACTGCAATtatcccgtataaaacttgCATGAAGCTCCCTAACAAGTGAAAACGCTACTTGTTTTGGAAGTTAGTGTTGTATTTTGTCttcggtattttttttaacgtggGATTTAATGGAAGCTTCCAACTGGATAAGAGATCCGCAGAGATTTCCTATCAGTTGAAGGCTGCCCACAAATTTTAATCCCACGGAACACTGTTTTCCATCAGCGGACATCCATCACAAACTCGATATACTCATATATCCGGAGCGCTTTCGTTTTCCATTTTCGAACACTGAGGAACTCCTTAACCCCTTAACCTTAGCCAGGAATAAGGATAGtaagaacttcaaaaaacaacGTGTAACGAATCTTCGTTCTGCAGAGGTCTATTAGTCAAACATGGCAAGCACCATAAAATGGTGCTAAAGTTGCTGCACTCCACTTCTCCAAGCGTGTGGAACTAGAGCATGAGATGGATGCAAACAGAAAAAGCGGAAGACAGCACCAAACCCAATTATGGGTTGGCGAGGATGTGCTCAACTTGGTCGAGATTTCCTCTAAAGTGAAGTGATTTCGTGCATCTTCCAGTTTAATCTACAGTGAAATGTCCAGAAGAACGCTTCCAGTGCTTCACACAAGCAGAAGTCACTAAAatctaaatgtttttttaggaTATTTTCAGATTCTATCAACTTCGTCAGCTTATTCGTTCCCCTCGAAATATTCCACGGCAACTACATACTAGTGTACGTCGTGCTTCACGAGAGCTCTTCAAAAGGTTTTCTTGGGGAACACGCTTGGAATTCTTCCAATATGTCAATTTCTAATTGTACTTGTTTTCTATTCTTACTGGTAGTCATTACAAATGAAACCGACGTGTGGCTTGCAAACTTCTCTGCATTTCATAGAGAAACAACACGCTTGTGTGAGGGACAGCTAAAATTTGATATTTCTCTTTTGCTACCTTCTGCACATTggtatttcttccttattttcgcAAGCAAACAACACTTCCTGCACTTTATATAAAATGCAGAAGTGCAGAGGATCTGTTGCTACCTAGTGTTTAAAGTTCAGTGGACTTTATCTTAGCCATCGCCCACTTTTTCGAATCTATATGTTTCATCTGATGTAGCTCTTGATCCTAACATGTGCTCACACTGTTCCTGCGGATCGTTCCAGCAACAGAGCTGTGAACAGGACTGCTGTCCAAAAATTCGATGAATATCCATGATTTCATCTTCAGATCTGCTTTGGGCGCATTACTACACTGAACGTTATTAATTTATTGTGGTGATCCGTGCGGAAAGTCAACTAAACTTTAGTTGCCCTGAaactttcgagaaattttAATCTATTTAGTGCGGACTGAGGACCTATATTAATGCATCTCAAAGCAGTGAATCCTGGATCTCATCTGCCTAATGCATCTTCGGTAAAGAGAGGCCTTCTTGGCTGGGGAAAAACACCACGACGAGGAGTCCATAAATCATCCCACCTAATGAGTATAAGGACCAAACATTTGCGTCATCGCGTCGCAAGAAACtccatttgtttattcatatgTTTATTTGCGTATTATTTATGCCTTCAAAGTGTTCCACAGGataaaaacaaccaaaacaaaaatgcGTGTTACGGCAAACCCCGGGACCACCATAAAGAAGGGGTTACACAGATAATCCGCCACGCCCCCTGACTGGGAGGTATAAGAAACATGTAGcgggaaaaaatgtaaataattaatCTTTATTTTGCTCGCGTTTTGTTCTCTTGTAGGATCAATTTCCAATGTTTGAGCACAattttcctctcaaatgcAAAATAATGTAATCAAAATCCAATTAATCCTGATTTCCTCTCAGTAACCAGCCTATAAGTAGCTACATCCACCTATCATAGAACAGTTTTAGGCACATACaggttcttttctctcttttttctctttcacttcCTTTTCTTAATAAATATTTCCTGTTTATTATTAATTCATAGAACTAGGTACAGTTGTGATATGATTTTGGGATTCAGTGAGGTAATGAAACGCTTCGATGACTCGTATCACTTCCACTATAGCGTTACCGCACGCTGTTTGAAAAGACGCTCATTACTGGTCCATCAAAGCGCATAAGTTCGCCGAGGCGTAAATTTTCATACGCAAATTCTCATTGCTACTGCTTTAATAACATTCCCATTCCGCATTTATTGcaatttttgcctttttttcctttgaaaatatatttccTTAGCAGCATTTCTTCTCAGTAGTTTTGAAGTAGAATCGGTAAGGCATTGAAAGCAAGAGGAAGATCCTGGTGTTTGACACTTTGCTGTGTTATTCGCCGAAATTAacaatccttttcttttcaaataagtCCCCTTAACAAAAATAGCAGTCCTGAAATGTTGTTATCCCGAAAGGAAAAcgtgaaatgtaaaaaaatctgTGATGAACGAGATCGTGCAAGTGCTTGCAATTCCATCAAGATTCCCCTCAAATATCGAAACGTCATTCACAACTAAGAAGCAGGCGGAATGCCGCCAGAAATGCATAGGCGCAAGCGCTGCCGTCGCCGGATGGTTATGGGATGCGACATCTGCATCAACAACTGTCCGGGAATTAGTTTAACTTGGCGATATTGATCCTAGTGATGTAGGGCGGGTCAAGATGATGGGCGGAGCCAGCTGAGGTGGCTGGGTAGATCCAGGAAACCGGAGGTGGCGGATCTACGGGGATGGCCGATGCTGATCTGCTTGAAGGCGCTGATGAGGTGCGTTTATAGTGCGGATCTTTTCATGTCATtgtccttctttctttcttgtaaCCTTCGTAgtgtcatttttattttctcccgAGAAAGTGAATTCTATTCAAACTTTGCTAGATtcccaaagaaaattcttagaaaacaacaaatttcatACTGCAGCTGGTTCCTGGTACCGCAACCCACATCATTCATCCGATCAATCTAATTCTATCACAAGTTGCTGTTGCCTCGATGTAACAAAAATCTCCGTGTGGCAACCACGTGGGATTTGTGAAAATAACATCATCTTACTTAAGGAAAATATCCGGTGTGAATGAAAGAATGTTTTGCAGTTCCGAGTCCGAACGATTTTTGAACACTTTGACTCAGCATCGCTTACTGAAGTTATTCAGTGGAAGAGCTTCTGTTTACGAATTTTTCGTGCTAAAATTAAC
The Necator americanus strain Aroian chromosome I, whole genome shotgun sequence genome window above contains:
- a CDS encoding hypothetical protein (NECATOR_CHRI.G2464.T1), translating into MRLLLCFFHLIRRPRQHRFCKTPPNTANTTGFLELDVFEEVDCFGISSLTLKISLITVVLYANVSENGIRRKADRGLRETILAFAGTLNLFVNNKQSVGVPSEMVGIRNGSTIVKMRNILLLN